The genomic segment GGAACTCCCGAATCGGTCGGGTCGATCACCGCCGCGGACCTCGCCGCGTTCCACGCGAAGTGGTGGGTCCCGAACGACGCGGTCATCTCGGTGGCCGGCGACGTGAAGCCCGCCGAGATCGTGCGGCTGCTGGAGGAGAAGTTCGCTTCCTGGAAGCCACACCGCGTGCCCGCTTTGTCGCTTCCGCCGTTCCCGAAGCTCAACCGGCGCGCGATCGTCGCGCTGGAGAAGCCGGGCACCACGCAAGCGCAGGTGTGGGTGATCGGACGGCTGTTCAAGGCGACCGATCCCGACGCCATCCCCATGCGCGTCGCCAACCTCACGCTGGGCGGGCTCTTCACCAGCCGGCTGAACATGAACCTGCGTGAGAAGCACGGGTACAGCTATGGCGTGAATTCGTCGGTTTCCCTCATGCGCCGGAGCGGGTCGTTCGCCGCGCGCGGCGGGATCGTGGCGAAGAACACGGTCGAGGCCGTCGCCGAGTATGAGAGCGAGCTGCGCACCTTCTCGAACGGCCAGGTGTCCGATGCGGAGCTGGCGGCGGCGAAGGAGGCGCTGATCCGGGGGCTACCGGCGGCGCTGGAGACGAATGATTCGGTGTCCGCGGCGATGGGCAATCTCGTTTCCCTCGGACTCCCGCTCGACTACTACAGGACGTATGCGGACAGGGTCGGCAAGGTGTCGCGGGTGGAGGTGAAGCGGGTGGTGACGAAGTGGGTAACGCCCGCGCGTTGGCCGGTGGTGATCGTGGGTCCGGTCGCGCAGAGCAAGGAAGCGCTGGAGAAGCTCAACCTGGGGCCGGTCTCGATCGCGCCGGCGGTCCCGGGAGCAAAGCCGTCCGCCTCGACGCCCTGATCGGGCTGCGTCTAGAGCGCGCGGCGCANNNNNNNNNNNNNNNNNNNNNNNNNNNNNNNNNNNNNNNNNNNNNNNNNNNNNNNNATCCGCCCGCGCCGACGCCTCGGCGCCGCTCCGGCGCAGGATCGCGCGAAGCTCGTCGACGTCCGCATCAGGCCTGCCGAGCTGCGCACGCAGCCGGCCTGCGTCCGCCGTGGACGCCTTCTCCAGCGCTCGCGCGACGAGCAGGGTCCGCTTCCCTTCCCGCAGATCGCTCGCGTTTGGCTTTCCGGTCACCTCCGGCGCGCCGAACGTGCCGAGGAGATCGTCGGCGATCTGGAAGGCGACTCCCAGCGGCCGGGCGTAGGCGCTGAGCACGTCGAGCAACGGCTGTGACGCGGAAGCAAGGGCAGCGCCGAGGTGGAGGGGAAGCTCGAACGTGTACGTTCCCGTCTTGGCGCGCTGGATCTCGAGGACCTCCGCCGCCGAGAGCTCGCGCCCTCGCGGACCGCGCAGATCCGCCATCTGGCCGACGATCACCTGCTCGATGGTCCGCGCGGCCATCGGCGCCGCCGCTCCGAGGAGCTGGTAGGCCCACGCCTCGCAAAGGCTGCCAGCGAGCAGGGCGAGGCTCGACCCCAGATGATCTCCTGATCCATGAAGTCGTCGTGGATGAGGAGGTAGGCATGCAGCAGCTCCGCGCCGATCGACGCATCGAGCACGGCCTCCCTATGGCCGCCCGCCGCTTCATGGCCGAGGAGGAGGAGAGCGCCCCGCAACCGTTTTCCGCCGCGGAGGAGATAGTCCCGGAGCGCGTCGGCCACGTCGCGCAACGCCACTGGCAAGGCCTCGAGCGCGCGCAGCTTGTCATCGAGAAAGGCGCGCAGCCGCGGCTCGGCGATGCGCGCGTACTCGACGATGCAGTCCGGCGGATTCAGGGGAGCGCCGCGAGGAGAACGCATCTCATCAGTCTAGCTCGCGAGCGCCCATGCTCAACCATGGACTCGCCAAGCCCCCGGCGGCCGTGCCTACGTCGCTTCCGCCGACGGGCCGCGCGCCACCAGCTTGGCGAGGATCTCCTGGGCGCGGTGCAGCTTGATCTCGCCCGCGGCGATCAGCGCCCGGGCCACTTCCTCGACGGCGGAACCCTTCGCCCCGGCGCTCACGGCGAGGTTGCGCGCGTGGAGAGCCATGTGGCCCTTCTGGATCCCGACGGTGCCGAGCGCGCGGAGCGCGGCCATGTTCTGCGCGAGACCGACGGCCGCCATCACGCCCGCGAGCGTCTGCGCGCCCGGGTTCCGCATCATCCGCAAGAGCACCGGGATGAGCGGATTGGCCTTCACCGCGCCCCCCACGGTACCGACCTGGATGGGAAGCTCGATGGTGCCGTGCAGGGCGCCCTCCTCGACCCACCAGCGCGTCAGCGGCTCGTAGCGGCCGTTGCGCGCACAGAAGGCGTGCGCGCCGGCTTCGATGGCCCGCCAGTCGTTCCCGGTGGCGAGAGCCACGGCGTCGACGCCGTTCATCACTCCTTTGTTGTGCGTGCAGGCACGATACGGGTCGGCGTCGGCGAAACGGGATGCCTCGGCGATGCCGTGGGCCACCTCCGCACCGGAGAAGCCGAAGTCGGCGAGCGCCTCGAACGGGATCCGGCAGGAAGCGCGCGCCAGCCGCAGGTCGGCCAGGTTGGAGAGGATCCGGAGCCGCACCCGGCCTCCGGTGATGCGCTCGATCAGTGGCGCGACGCCCTCGCACATGGTGTTGATGAGGTTGGCGCCCATCGCGTCCTGGGTGTCGACGATCAGATGGACGATGGCGTGGGTCTCGGCGCCGACGCGGATC from the Deltaproteobacteria bacterium genome contains:
- a CDS encoding polyprenyl synthetase family protein; translation: MGSSLALLAGSLCEAWAYQLLGAAAPMAARTIEQVIVGQMADLRGPRGRELSAAEVLEIQRAKTGTYTFELPLHLGAALASASQPLLDVLSAYARPLGVAFQIADDLLGTFGAPEVTGKPNASDLREGKRTLLVARALEKASTADAGRLRAQLGRPDADVDELRAILRRSGAEASARAD
- a CDS encoding hydroxymethylglutaryl-CoA reductase, degradative, with amino-acid sequence MGSSRLPGFYKMKMAERLRRLAEQLELSRDELEGLGESATLPLANADAMIENAVGVLGLPVGIGLNFLVNGEDVLVPMAVEEPSVIAAVSLAAKIVREGGGFKADADEPRMIGQVQVTELSNPEAAKASVLRQKDSILAAANALHPAMSARGGGAKDVEVRLIRVGAETHAIVHLIVDTQDAMGANLINTMCEGVAPLIERITGGRVRLRILSNLADLRLARASCRIPFEALADFGFSGAEVAHGIAEASRFADADPYRACTHNKGVMNGVDAVALATGNDWRAIEAGAHAFCARNGRYEPLTRWWVEEGALHGTIELPIQVGTVGGAVKANPLIPVLLRMMRNPGAQTLAGVMAAVGLAQNMAALRALGTVGIQKGHMALHARNLAVSAGAKGSAVEEVARALIAAGEIKLHRAQEILAKLVARGPSAEAT
- a CDS encoding insulinase family protein; the encoded protein is MRRAIMVAALVAACSGSRQETKSAAQQGAAPSEAQPAPLAAQAPAAQSDGGVPVQVGKPPQKAPEPAAPPPAAETAQGSPNAASEAPLMPDAAFRVQAPPPLAQQPHFDPPVPIERKLKNGARVLIVENHAVPLVAIGVRFLHGVDADPKDKPGLAEFVADMVDEGTKKRPAQKLAEEIEDLAAHLGAGASLETASVNLNCLTETLPKALELLADVVENPAFRQEDVERVRILKLTALEQKKASPGALAADQASRILYGDRHPWGQPAGGTPESVGSITAADLAAFHAKWWVPNDAVISVAGDVKPAEIVRLLEEKFASWKPHRVPALSLPPFPKLNRRAIVALEKPGTTQAQVWVIGRLFKATDPDAIPMRVANLTLGGLFTSRLNMNLREKHGYSYGVNSSVSLMRRSGSFAARGGIVAKNTVEAVAEYESELRTFSNGQVSDAELAAAKEALIRGLPAALETNDSVSAAMGNLVSLGLPLDYYRTYADRVGKVSRVEVKRVVTKWVTPARWPVVIVGPVAQSKEALEKLNLGPVSIAPAVPGAKPSASTP